One genomic window of Polyangium aurulentum includes the following:
- a CDS encoding translocation/assembly module TamB domain-containing protein, with protein MAAANTAQRTRKRPRRDLGRAVSVALCGLFAFVGAVPLGVGLLVRTDFVRSWAARETASLIENELGVQARYRVEVQAWPLALDLADLVVDAEDGGTPVLEVERVSVRPRLFALLGGQLDVGEVEVLGPRVRVVVENGEIKNLRYKLPPSSPGPSKAPTRAPFSALSVTDARIDATVNGLRVDTKEIDADVSAEDDGAFEIALRAGATNIVRSRPTPGREGEEDSVDEDVICRLDARVRVGDGGVLVRRLTMLGAADFDPDPGTSPGCDLREGDWRSVEVGLGAVKIDFPKPEEGGGPVPNVRGRVHARLPVPLVHRFVDVARTTGAVGLDVEIDHDGRTTLPRVAGRIWADQPGISGKVFATRLDADVSIADDVVRVSKVEAAWADGEASIADVKIEPFAPGVPLEAGPIEIRGMQFPGLLRDLGVHPQAHVAWTLEKGRFERFGGTLSPPSLEGPMVIETKNFEVFDKPTTDPARGHMLGVAEGTVRGTFMVKPTGIVLSKVAIETPKSELHTTVSLLFKSFLEVDVFKGSRIDLSELSPLKDLPLAGIADIQASARGPFEHPKIEGDVSIKDFEFAGFSVGDVESARVLFEPLDLRVVDAHVRKGDSKIRAPEVHIDFDAGPTVVVDADIDTREAPHLWVHDFYKIFHLDDDPRFAEIDGNASGTARVHFVLGGPEDHCGTGRLRVKTRMHIEDAELFGERYDHGEIDVDLDWDDREAGASGMRVDVSSATLHKGTGSILASVSVRPGGRLSGQAIGTNLPIERFDAAGAAGKMLDGSVSLLATIGGTVSQIEANADVSVSPIRIGSATLPSSQLRLVMGPEGSAPVRTLGLTRCGNPRSAPFERAEWDKDLPSGTFRIDGMLAGGQLAFDGVRITRQKHKVVTGKVEAHGLDLGTLANLIPGVAFSATPPRGKLDAAIDLKRLPLDDLAKADLTVGLSGLQLERGGQKVSLESASGPIALQNNTLSVPDLRVMVSSGAGLSAPLLAGGKVHRVMTAPELDLGLRVGPLDLSRLSADLPQVTRAKGQIEATLRVQGPPSSLRYGGSASLKGGELALRGLPMSLDDIDVNVAVSSSEVRILRGTAKAGGGEISVTGRMPVRGLELGTAQASLVARGVKVPVAEGLNLTADADLEATFKPGAELDERGEKALPDIKGKVTLTSFQYTRPIGLSLDLNQLAGKPQRTTVETYDPKGDVLRFDVLVGAPRPLRFTNNLVDMALEVPSPGLNLSGTNQRFGARGMLRISPESKIRLRNSEFTVREGSVRFDDPLRIAPQIDVRAQTEYRRYAASSTAQSVTPDSSGAATVSMGGQWRINLYAHGDQDNLKLDLTSDPPLGQEDIVLLLTIGLTRAEMDRGLASSLGETVGLEALAALTGADKAVKTIVPIIDEFRFGTAYSSRTGRTEPTVTLGKRITDDVRATVTTGITENREIRSSVEWKLGRRMILQGAYDNANDVSSSSLGNLGADIRWRLEFE; from the coding sequence ATGGCGGCCGCGAACACAGCTCAGCGCACGCGCAAGCGACCGCGCCGCGATCTGGGCCGCGCCGTATCCGTCGCGCTCTGCGGCCTCTTCGCCTTCGTCGGCGCCGTCCCGCTCGGCGTCGGGCTGCTCGTTCGCACCGATTTCGTCCGCTCGTGGGCCGCGCGAGAAACCGCGAGCCTCATCGAGAACGAGCTTGGCGTCCAGGCGCGCTACCGCGTCGAGGTCCAGGCCTGGCCCCTCGCGCTCGATCTCGCCGACCTGGTCGTCGACGCCGAGGATGGCGGGACGCCGGTGCTCGAGGTCGAGCGCGTCTCGGTCCGCCCGCGCCTCTTCGCGCTCCTCGGCGGCCAGCTCGACGTCGGCGAGGTCGAGGTGCTCGGCCCGCGCGTGCGCGTCGTCGTCGAGAACGGCGAGATCAAAAACCTCCGCTACAAGCTGCCTCCCTCCTCGCCGGGCCCGTCGAAGGCGCCTACGCGCGCGCCCTTCTCGGCGCTGTCGGTCACCGACGCGCGCATCGACGCGACGGTGAACGGCCTGCGCGTCGACACGAAGGAAATCGACGCCGACGTCTCTGCCGAGGACGACGGCGCCTTCGAGATCGCGCTGCGTGCAGGCGCGACGAACATCGTGCGCAGCCGCCCGACGCCCGGCCGCGAGGGCGAGGAGGACAGCGTCGACGAGGACGTGATCTGCCGGCTCGACGCGCGCGTTCGCGTGGGCGACGGCGGCGTGCTCGTGCGCCGCTTGACCATGCTTGGCGCGGCCGACTTCGATCCCGATCCGGGCACGAGCCCCGGCTGCGATCTTCGCGAGGGCGACTGGCGCTCGGTGGAGGTCGGCCTCGGCGCCGTGAAGATCGATTTCCCGAAGCCCGAGGAGGGCGGCGGCCCCGTGCCGAACGTGCGCGGCCGCGTGCACGCGCGCCTGCCCGTGCCGCTCGTGCACCGCTTCGTCGACGTGGCTCGCACGACGGGCGCCGTGGGCCTCGACGTCGAGATCGATCACGACGGCCGCACCACCCTGCCGCGCGTCGCGGGCCGCATCTGGGCCGATCAGCCGGGCATCTCGGGCAAGGTCTTCGCGACGAGGCTCGACGCCGACGTGTCGATCGCCGACGACGTCGTGCGCGTGTCCAAGGTCGAGGCCGCCTGGGCCGACGGCGAGGCCTCGATCGCGGACGTGAAGATCGAGCCCTTCGCCCCCGGCGTGCCGCTCGAGGCGGGGCCGATCGAGATCCGCGGCATGCAGTTCCCCGGCCTCTTGCGCGATCTGGGCGTGCACCCGCAGGCGCACGTCGCCTGGACGCTCGAGAAGGGCCGCTTCGAGCGGTTCGGCGGGACGCTCTCGCCGCCGTCGCTCGAAGGCCCGATGGTGATCGAGACAAAGAACTTCGAGGTCTTCGACAAACCCACCACCGACCCGGCCCGCGGCCACATGCTCGGCGTCGCCGAGGGCACGGTGCGCGGCACCTTCATGGTGAAGCCGACGGGCATCGTGCTGTCGAAGGTGGCGATCGAGACGCCGAAGTCCGAGCTGCACACGACGGTGTCGTTGCTGTTCAAGAGCTTCCTCGAGGTCGACGTCTTCAAGGGCAGCCGCATCGACCTGTCCGAGCTGTCGCCGCTCAAGGACCTGCCCCTCGCCGGCATCGCCGACATCCAGGCCTCGGCGCGCGGGCCCTTTGAGCACCCCAAGATCGAGGGCGACGTGTCGATCAAGGACTTCGAGTTCGCCGGCTTCTCGGTCGGCGACGTGGAGAGCGCGCGCGTCCTCTTCGAGCCGCTCGATCTGCGCGTCGTCGACGCGCACGTGCGCAAGGGCGACAGCAAGATCCGCGCGCCCGAGGTGCACATCGACTTCGACGCCGGTCCCACGGTCGTCGTCGACGCCGACATCGACACGCGCGAGGCGCCGCACCTGTGGGTGCACGACTTCTACAAGATCTTCCACCTCGACGACGACCCGCGCTTCGCCGAGATCGACGGCAACGCGAGCGGCACTGCGCGCGTTCACTTCGTGCTCGGCGGCCCCGAGGATCACTGCGGCACGGGCCGGCTGCGCGTGAAGACGCGCATGCACATCGAGGACGCCGAGCTGTTCGGCGAGCGCTACGACCACGGCGAGATCGACGTCGACCTCGACTGGGACGATCGCGAGGCCGGCGCGTCGGGCATGCGCGTCGACGTCTCCTCCGCGACCCTGCACAAGGGCACGGGCTCGATCCTCGCGAGCGTCTCCGTGCGCCCCGGCGGGCGCCTGAGCGGTCAGGCGATCGGGACGAACCTGCCCATCGAGCGCTTCGACGCCGCAGGCGCGGCCGGCAAGATGCTCGACGGCTCGGTGAGCCTCCTGGCGACGATCGGCGGCACGGTGAGCCAGATCGAGGCGAACGCCGACGTGTCCGTCTCGCCGATCCGCATCGGCTCGGCCACGCTGCCCTCGTCGCAGCTCCGCTTGGTGATGGGCCCCGAGGGCAGCGCGCCCGTGCGCACGCTCGGCCTCACCCGCTGCGGCAATCCCCGCTCCGCGCCCTTCGAGCGCGCCGAGTGGGACAAGGATCTGCCCTCGGGCACGTTCCGAATCGACGGCATGCTCGCGGGCGGACAGCTCGCGTTCGACGGCGTGCGCATCACCCGGCAGAAGCACAAGGTGGTGACGGGCAAGGTCGAGGCGCACGGGCTCGATCTCGGCACGCTCGCGAACCTGATCCCGGGCGTCGCGTTCTCCGCGACGCCGCCGCGCGGCAAGCTCGACGCGGCCATCGATCTGAAGCGGCTGCCGCTCGACGACCTCGCGAAGGCCGATCTCACGGTCGGGCTGAGCGGCCTGCAGCTCGAGCGCGGCGGCCAGAAGGTCTCGCTCGAGAGCGCGAGCGGCCCCATCGCCTTGCAGAACAACACGCTCAGCGTGCCCGACCTGCGCGTCATGGTCTCGAGCGGAGCCGGCCTCTCGGCGCCCCTCTTGGCGGGCGGCAAGGTGCACCGGGTGATGACCGCGCCCGAGCTCGATCTCGGCCTGCGCGTCGGTCCCCTCGACCTGTCGCGCCTGTCGGCGGATCTGCCGCAGGTGACGCGCGCCAAGGGTCAGATCGAGGCGACCTTGCGCGTGCAAGGCCCGCCCTCGTCGCTGCGCTACGGCGGCTCTGCGAGCTTGAAGGGCGGCGAGCTCGCGCTGCGCGGCCTGCCCATGTCGCTCGACGACATCGACGTCAACGTCGCGGTCTCCTCGAGCGAGGTGCGCATCCTGCGCGGCACCGCGAAGGCTGGCGGCGGCGAGATCTCGGTGACGGGCCGCATGCCCGTGCGCGGGCTCGAGCTCGGCACCGCGCAGGCGAGCCTCGTCGCCCGCGGCGTGAAGGTGCCCGTCGCCGAGGGCCTGAACCTCACGGCCGACGCCGACCTCGAGGCGACGTTCAAGCCCGGCGCCGAGCTCGACGAGCGCGGCGAGAAAGCCCTGCCGGACATCAAGGGCAAGGTGACGCTCACGTCGTTCCAGTACACGCGCCCCATCGGCCTGTCGCTCGACCTGAACCAGCTCGCGGGCAAACCGCAGCGCACCACGGTCGAGACGTACGACCCGAAGGGCGACGTGCTGCGCTTCGACGTGCTCGTCGGCGCGCCGCGCCCCTTGCGCTTCACGAACAACCTCGTCGACATGGCGCTCGAGGTGCCCTCGCCGGGGCTGAACCTGTCGGGGACGAACCAGCGCTTCGGCGCGCGGGGCATGCTGCGCATCTCGCCGGAGTCGAAGATCCGGCTGCGCAACAGCGAGTTCACCGTGCGCGAGGGCTCGGTGCGCTTCGACGATCCGCTCCGCATCGCGCCGCAGATCGACGTGCGCGCGCAGACCGAGTACCGCCGCTACGCCGCCAGCTCGACCGCGCAGTCGGTGACGCCCGACAGCAGCGGCGCCGCCACCGTGAGCATGGGCGGGCAGTGGCGCATCAACCTCTACGCCCACGGCGACCAGGACAACCTGAAGCTCGACCTCACGAGCGATCCGCCGCTCGGCCAGGAGGACATCGTGCTCTTGTTGACGATCGGCCTGACGCGCGCGGAGATGGACCGCGGCCTCGCCTCGTCGCTCGGCGAGACGGTGGGCCTCGAAGCGCTCGCGGCGCTCACGGGCGCCGACAAGGCCGTGAAGACGATCGTGCCCATCATCGACGAGTTCCGCTTCGGCACCGCCTACTCGTCGCGCACGGGCCGCACCGAGCCGACGGTCACGCTCGGCAAGCGCATCACCGACGACGTGCGCGCCACCGTGACCACGGGCATCACCGAGAACCGCGAGATCCGGTCGAGCGTCGAGTGGAAGCTCGGCCGCCGCATGATCCTTCAGGGCGCCTACGACAACGCGAACGACGTCTCGAGCTCGTCCCTCGGCAACCTCGGCGCCGACATCCGGTGGCGCCTCGAGTTCGAATAG
- a CDS encoding MopE-related protein → MRSKFPATLVALSCLVIHAYGCAGGEDNPLNPSGASGGAGGSGGSGGMGGSGGEGGQVCTPKAETCDGYDNNCDGQVDENCVCTEGQTQACYSGAAGTEGTGPCAAGQQSCSSAGVWGPCVGEVIPKKQESCNSIDDDCDGEVDEMGITVCGVGACQVTVTACEKGKLNICTPLSPSLEICDGLDNDCDQLVDEAFPGKGAKCNTGLSGVCAQGVNTCDAGKPLCVPNVMPVPETCNDVDDDCDGVVDDDIPGTGGECGSGFPGICSKGAISCKGGVIDCFPAVDPIAEKCNGLDDDCDGMNDEQNPESGSACDSGKPGICGPGTQNCMGGGLVCTPNKTPIAETCNGADDDCDASTDEGNPGGGAPCGCGGTITCSQAKLQCLGGPTIYFQEDFTKPNTGWKLGTEWNISAAPVTSICGDPALDTTLGDDNKVAGVVVGGCSESSVSKTVHDYYYLTTPVFDTSEAPNVWLQFQRWLTSDATPYMKNVIQVFDGTAWQTVWSSSASINDTLWQKTVYDLSQWKNAKMQVRWGFNIGQTGVFSKGSWNIDDVYITSAPCP, encoded by the coding sequence ATGCGATCGAAGTTCCCCGCCACGCTCGTAGCCCTAAGCTGCCTGGTCATTCACGCGTATGGCTGCGCCGGAGGCGAAGATAACCCCTTGAACCCGAGCGGCGCGAGCGGGGGCGCGGGCGGCTCGGGCGGATCCGGCGGCATGGGCGGATCCGGGGGCGAGGGCGGGCAGGTTTGCACGCCGAAGGCCGAGACGTGCGACGGCTACGACAACAACTGCGACGGGCAGGTCGACGAGAACTGCGTGTGCACCGAAGGTCAGACGCAGGCCTGTTACTCGGGCGCCGCCGGCACCGAGGGCACGGGCCCCTGCGCGGCAGGCCAGCAAAGCTGCAGCTCCGCGGGGGTTTGGGGACCCTGCGTGGGCGAGGTCATCCCGAAAAAACAGGAAAGCTGCAACAGCATCGACGACGATTGCGACGGCGAAGTCGACGAAATGGGCATCACCGTGTGCGGCGTGGGCGCCTGCCAGGTGACGGTGACCGCGTGCGAGAAGGGCAAGCTCAACATCTGCACGCCGCTCTCGCCGAGCCTGGAGATCTGCGACGGCCTGGACAACGATTGCGATCAGCTCGTCGACGAGGCATTCCCGGGCAAGGGGGCGAAGTGCAACACGGGCCTCTCCGGGGTGTGCGCGCAGGGCGTGAACACCTGCGACGCGGGCAAGCCGCTGTGCGTTCCCAATGTCATGCCCGTCCCCGAGACGTGCAACGATGTCGATGACGACTGCGATGGGGTCGTCGACGACGACATCCCCGGCACGGGCGGCGAGTGCGGCTCGGGCTTCCCGGGCATCTGCTCGAAGGGCGCGATCTCGTGCAAGGGCGGCGTGATCGACTGCTTCCCGGCGGTCGACCCGATCGCCGAGAAGTGCAATGGCCTCGACGACGATTGCGACGGCATGAACGACGAGCAGAACCCGGAGAGCGGCTCGGCGTGCGACAGCGGCAAGCCGGGCATCTGCGGGCCGGGCACCCAGAACTGCATGGGCGGCGGGCTCGTCTGCACGCCCAACAAGACCCCGATCGCCGAGACGTGCAACGGCGCCGACGACGATTGCGACGCGAGCACGGACGAGGGCAACCCCGGCGGCGGCGCCCCGTGCGGCTGCGGCGGGACGATCACCTGCTCCCAGGCCAAGCTGCAATGCCTCGGCGGCCCGACGATCTACTTCCAGGAAGATTTCACGAAGCCGAACACGGGCTGGAAGCTCGGCACCGAATGGAACATCAGCGCCGCGCCGGTGACCTCGATATGCGGCGATCCGGCGCTGGACACGACGCTGGGCGACGACAACAAGGTCGCGGGCGTCGTCGTCGGCGGCTGCTCGGAGAGCTCGGTCTCCAAGACGGTGCACGATTACTACTACCTGACCACGCCGGTCTTCGACACGTCGGAGGCGCCGAACGTCTGGCTGCAATTCCAGCGCTGGCTGACCAGCGACGCGACGCCCTACATGAAGAACGTCATCCAGGTCTTCGACGGCACGGCCTGGCAGACGGTGTGGAGCTCGTCGGCGAGCATCAACGACACGCTGTGGCAGAAGACGGTCTACGACCTGTCGCAATGGAAGAATGCCAAGATGCAGGTCCGGTGGGGCTTCAACATCGGCCAGACGGGCGTGTTCAGCAAGGGCTCGTGGAACATCGACGACGTCTACATCACCAGCGCGCCTTGCCCCTGA